Proteins encoded in a region of the Raphanus sativus cultivar WK10039 chromosome 8, ASM80110v3, whole genome shotgun sequence genome:
- the LOC108822824 gene encoding protein PHR1-LIKE 3 isoform X1 yields the protein MYSAIRSSLPLDGSMGIEYSDGTNLPVDACLVLTTDPKPRLRWTSELHERFVDAVTQLGGPDKATPKTIMRTMGVKGLTLYHLKSHLQKFRQGRQSCKESTENSKDVSCVAESQDTGSSSTSSLRLAAQEQNESYQVTEALRAQMEVQRRLHEQLEYAQVQRRLQLRIEAQGKYLQSILEKACKAIEDQAVAFAGLDAAREELSELAIKVSSGCQGTFDTTKMTVPSLSELAVAIEHKNNCSAESSSTVGSPVSASLMKKRYRGVLGNGERLVMGHEAGWVMPSSSSLG from the exons atgtactCTGCGATTCGGTCGTCGCTTCCGCTAGATGGCAGCATGGGAATAGAGTATTCCGACGGAACTAACCTTCCCGTCGACGCCTGCTTGGTCCTAACTACTGACCCCAAACCCCGCCTTCGCTGGACTTCAGAGCTCCATGAGCGATTCGTCGACGCCGTCACCCAGCTCGGCGGTCCCGACA AAGCAACGCCCAAAACGATAATGAGGACGATGGGGGTGAAGGGTCTCACTCTCTACCACCTCAAATCTCATCTTCag AAATTCCGCCAGGGAAGGCAGTCATGCAAAGAATCAACTGAAAACTCTAAGGATG TTTCTTGTGTTGCGGAGAGTCAGGACACGGGTTCATCTTCAACGTCATCCTTAAGATTGGCTGCCCAGGAACAGAACGA GAGCTATCAGGTTACTGAAGCTTTGCGTGCCCAGATGGAAGTTCAAAGAAGACTACACGAGCAGCTAGAG TATGCGCAGGTGCAACGGCGACTACAGCTCAGGATCGAGGCACAGGGGAAGTATCTGCAATCAATTCTAGAGAAAGCTTGCAAGGCTATAGAGGATCAAGCTGTTGCGTTCGCTGGGCTAGACGCAGCTAGAGAAGAGCTTTCAGAGCTAGCCATAAAGGTCTCCAGTGGGTGCCAAGGCACATTCGACACCACCAAAATGACGGTTCCATCCTTATCTGAGCTTGCTGTAGCGATAGAGCACAAGAACAACTGTTCAGCAGAGAGTTCAAGCACTGTGGGAAGCCCGGTTTCAGCTTCTTTGATGAAGAAGAGGTATAGGGGTGTGCTTGGAAACGGAGAAAGACTTGTTATGGGCCATGAAGCTGGGTGGGTTATGCCTAGTAGTAGTAGCCTTGGGTGA
- the LOC108822824 gene encoding protein PHR1-LIKE 3 isoform X2 yields the protein MYSAIRSSLPLDGSMGIEYSDGTNLPVDACLVLTTDPKPRLRWTSELHERFVDAVTQLGGPDKATPKTIMRTMGVKGLTLYHLKSHLQKFRQGRQSCKESTENSKDVSCVAESQDTGSSSTSSLRLAAQEQNESYQVTEALRAQMEVQRRLHEQLEVQRRLQLRIEAQGKYLQSILEKACKAIEDQAVAFAGLDAAREELSELAIKVSSGCQGTFDTTKMTVPSLSELAVAIEHKNNCSAESSSTVGSPVSASLMKKRYRGVLGNGERLVMGHEAGWVMPSSSSLG from the exons atgtactCTGCGATTCGGTCGTCGCTTCCGCTAGATGGCAGCATGGGAATAGAGTATTCCGACGGAACTAACCTTCCCGTCGACGCCTGCTTGGTCCTAACTACTGACCCCAAACCCCGCCTTCGCTGGACTTCAGAGCTCCATGAGCGATTCGTCGACGCCGTCACCCAGCTCGGCGGTCCCGACA AAGCAACGCCCAAAACGATAATGAGGACGATGGGGGTGAAGGGTCTCACTCTCTACCACCTCAAATCTCATCTTCag AAATTCCGCCAGGGAAGGCAGTCATGCAAAGAATCAACTGAAAACTCTAAGGATG TTTCTTGTGTTGCGGAGAGTCAGGACACGGGTTCATCTTCAACGTCATCCTTAAGATTGGCTGCCCAGGAACAGAACGA GAGCTATCAGGTTACTGAAGCTTTGCGTGCCCAGATGGAAGTTCAAAGAAGACTACACGAGCAGCTAGAG GTGCAACGGCGACTACAGCTCAGGATCGAGGCACAGGGGAAGTATCTGCAATCAATTCTAGAGAAAGCTTGCAAGGCTATAGAGGATCAAGCTGTTGCGTTCGCTGGGCTAGACGCAGCTAGAGAAGAGCTTTCAGAGCTAGCCATAAAGGTCTCCAGTGGGTGCCAAGGCACATTCGACACCACCAAAATGACGGTTCCATCCTTATCTGAGCTTGCTGTAGCGATAGAGCACAAGAACAACTGTTCAGCAGAGAGTTCAAGCACTGTGGGAAGCCCGGTTTCAGCTTCTTTGATGAAGAAGAGGTATAGGGGTGTGCTTGGAAACGGAGAAAGACTTGTTATGGGCCATGAAGCTGGGTGGGTTATGCCTAGTAGTAGTAGCCTTGGGTGA